AGGCGATCGCCCTTGCCTATTCTGGGACAACTCGTACAGTCGCAGCAGAAGTCCCCTTTTCTTCAGCTAGAAAATGGAGTGCAATTACTTTTGATGATGGGGTATATGTCTTGGGTGCGCCAGAGATTTTAGCCACTACCGTTCCCTTGACAGAAGCTATGCAAGCGCAAATTCAAGCTGGAGTTGAGCAGGGATGGCGGGTGCTGTTATTTGCTCACAGTCATGAAGTCAACAACTGGAATGCAGATATCAGTCAGCCTGTTTTACCCAGTCAATTGATGCCTTTAGCTATTCTCCAATTTAGCGACAGATTGCGCCCCCAAGTTAAGGAAACTTTAGCTGGCTTTACTCAAGCTGGGATCGAAGTCAAAATTATTTCTGGCGATAATCCAGATACTGTCAAAGCTTTAGCGGTACAAATAGGTTTTAATCGAGATCTTGAAACTATTTCTGGATTAGAGTTATCCACCCTAGACCAAGCTCAATTTGCCCAAGCAGCTACTAATTGTACGGTTTTTGGACGCATCACCCCAGAACAGAAAGCCAAATTAGTCCAAACCTTACGCCATCAAGGTCGGTATGTAGCGATGATTGGAGATGGAGTCAATGATGTTTTATCCCTGAAACAGGCTAATTTAGGGATTGCGATGGAAAGTGGTTCTAAGGCTACTCGCGCTGTCGCTGATATCGTGTTACTTAAAGATTCTTTTTCCGCTTTACCTCATGCTTTTTTGGAAGGACAAACCATTCGCAATGGAATTCGTGACTCTTTAGCTTTGTTTATTGTGCGGGTGTTTTGCGTCACGTTATTGATTTTTGCGACTGCGATCGTCACAGAAAGCTTTCCCCTGACTAATAAGCATAGTGCCCTGATCGCTTTGTTTGGAGTGGGATTACCAACGGCTGTGTTTCCAATTTGGGCAAAACCAGGCAATACCTACCGCAGACAAAGCCTAGTGCGATCGCTTTTGCATTTCACTATTCCTGCAACTTTGACTATTACTTTGTTGGCTCTGTGCGTTTATTTGGGATATTTGGTTAAAGTAGTCGTTGCTGCCCCAGAAAATGCGGACTTAGCCAATTTAAACTACAATTTGCCCCGCACCGCAATGGTCACTCTTATTATCTTCTGTCATCTCTGCTTATTGCCTTTTCTCAAACCCCCAATCAGGGCTTGGGCGGGTGGTGCGCCTATGAGTGGTGACTGGCGTTACACGATAGCGGCTTGCTTATTATTATTACTTTACCTGATCGCCCTAGCCGTTCCC
This is a stretch of genomic DNA from Merismopedia glauca CCAP 1448/3. It encodes these proteins:
- a CDS encoding HAD-IC family P-type ATPase; the encoded protein is MLDLQGLSLSEVSALQAAGKTNNVPLASSRSYREILAENLLNFINIVFFTISVVMIILHRYSDAFLVVVVICSGVFISIYQEISAKRQLDKIALLNRPQATAIRDRQLCEIDAKEIVLGDLLVVHTGDQILVDGELVGNKRIEVDESLLTGESELVVKNTGDSLYSGSFCVSGSGHYRTQKVGSETVAYKLVTGARAFRQVYTPLQQEINLIIRVLLLIAIFLWILVSLSFFSRGLSLEELVERAAVIAGLVPAGLLIAITIAYGTGAVRMLKESILIQQANAVESLSNVDVLCLDKTGTLTTNQLVLESIYQISDTDIKSHLADYAANTSTPNHTTEAIALAYSGTTRTVAAEVPFSSARKWSAITFDDGVYVLGAPEILATTVPLTEAMQAQIQAGVEQGWRVLLFAHSHEVNNWNADISQPVLPSQLMPLAILQFSDRLRPQVKETLAGFTQAGIEVKIISGDNPDTVKALAVQIGFNRDLETISGLELSTLDQAQFAQAATNCTVFGRITPEQKAKLVQTLRHQGRYVAMIGDGVNDVLSLKQANLGIAMESGSKATRAVADIVLLKDSFSALPHAFLEGQTIRNGIRDSLALFIVRVFCVTLLIFATAIVTESFPLTNKHSALIALFGVGLPTAVFPIWAKPGNTYRRQSLVRSLLHFTIPATLTITLLALCVYLGYLVKVVVAAPENADLANLNYNLPRTAMVTLIIFCHLCLLPFLKPPIRAWAGGAPMSGDWRYTIAACLLLLLYLIALAVPFLRNFFELAPLSWQDVLFLLGVTLEWCFIQRTIWRRRFFDKFLGKDLGLSTS